CTCCGTCGAGGAGACCACCGCCCCCGAGTACGATCTGGCCGCGATCCCCGATCACATCAAGGCCGCGGCCACGCGCTACCGCCTCTCCGAGGCGCTGATCACCGCGGTCATCGCGGTCGAGTCGAACTTCGATCACGCCGCCGTCTCCCAGAAGGGCGCGCGCGGCCTCATGCAGCTGATGCCTCAGACCTCGGCCATGATCGGAGTCCGCGACCCGCACGACCCCGACGAGAACATCGACGCGGGCGCGAGCCATCTGCGCGCGATGCTCGACACCTTCAACAACGACCTGCCGCTCGCCCTGGCCGCCTACAACGCGGGCGAGCAGAACGTGCTCCGCTACAAGGGCATCCCGCCGTATCCGGAGACCCGCCGCTTCGTGGCCCGCGTGCTCCGCCGCATGGGAGACAAGCAGACCGCCGAACGGGTGCTGGCCAGGCCGGTGCCGGCTCCGCAGTGGATGTCGCGCATGCCCCGGCCGCAGCCGAAAGTGCAGATGGTGAGCACGCCGATCACGCGCCCGTTGATCGGGCGGCCCGAGCCATATCCGACGTTGGTGCCGATGCCCGCTCCGCGGACCGACCACGGTCCGCAGGTCCTGCTGCAGGAGGCCGACGCGCGCCCGAGCCCGCGGGCCCTGGCCCCCCCCGTGGCCGGCCCCGGCGCGGCGGACGCGGCGCCGGCTCCCGACCCGACCGCACCGATCGCGCAGTCGCCGTAGCCGCTTCCCCTTCCTCGCCTCCCGCCCGTCTCCTGCGCTACGATGGCGGCGCCGCCGCCATCGTGGCGGCCGCGCGAAAGGAGTGGGCATGAAATTCGGCGTCTTCTACGAGCATCAGCTCCCTCGTCCGTGGTCTCGAGGCAGTGAGCAGCAGCTGTTCCAGGACGCACTGGCGCAGGTGGAGCTGGCCGACCGTCTCGGCATCGACCATGCGTGGGAGGTCGAGCACCACTTCCTCGAGGAATACTCCCACTCGTCCGCGCCCGAGGTCTTCCTCGCCGCCGCCTCGCAGCGGACCCGCCGGATCCGGCTCGGCCACGGCATCGTGCTGATGCCGCCCGGCTACAACCATCCGGCGCGGGTGGCCGAGCGCCTGGCCACGCTCGATCTGGTCTCCAACGGCCGCGTCGACTGGGGCACCGGCGAGTCGGCCTCCCGGG
The Candidatus Methylomirabilota bacterium DNA segment above includes these coding regions:
- a CDS encoding lytic transglycosylase domain-containing protein; its protein translation is MYTRLVNVWNHYVEADRRQLPLFPEWERAQWMQPLPAIGAALGLAVLFAVWTPPADVVVRGAAVSRLPAEVSVEETTAPEYDLAAIPDHIKAAATRYRLSEALITAVIAVESNFDHAAVSQKGARGLMQLMPQTSAMIGVRDPHDPDENIDAGASHLRAMLDTFNNDLPLALAAYNAGEQNVLRYKGIPPYPETRRFVARVLRRMGDKQTAERVLARPVPAPQWMSRMPRPQPKVQMVSTPITRPLIGRPEPYPTLVPMPAPRTDHGPQVLLQEADARPSPRALAPPVAGPGAADAAPAPDPTAPIAQSP